One Drosophila teissieri strain GT53w chromosome X, Prin_Dtei_1.1, whole genome shotgun sequence genomic window, TCAGGGCTTCTGTATGCGATTCAAGTACAGCCTTGGACTTAGACTTGAAATAACACACTACTTTCTGGCACAGGGCACTTTCCCTGCTTTCTGGATATTTGGGTTTCGCCAAAACACGGACAATTGCCATCAGGCGAGGCACAATTAATTTGATTGGAGCTGCCACACCAACATGCATGTTGCAACCGCGCCAACGGATCTATCCTACAAATTGCCAGCCGTCGTGGCAGGCAACAAGCCGCAACACGGCGGCAACATCGCcacaatagcaacagcaacaaccaccgTGGTGCAGCAAGCGTGCAATTAACTCTGGTGCGCCAAGATCAAAGCGATTAAGGCGGCTCCGActcggtctcggtctcggCCAAGTTCCCAGACCCAAGACCCAAGACCCCAGACCTCAGACGAGTGGACGGAGGCCAGGGCACTTGGAGCAGCGCAACGCAGGGAGGGGCACCCAAGACCAAGAGGGAAAGGGATAGAGACCAAGCCTGGTCTGGAGCTGTATCGTCATTTTCATACTCGCTCTTCCTGGGCGAACAAATGATATTGTGCGAATAAGTTAAGAGTCCCAGTCCTGAAAGATAGTGAACGAAAAGCGATAGGTAACTTAGGCAGTGTTGTGATCCAGGCCACGAAAACAGATAGGTAGGTAATATTTGAGTCAATTTTCCATATCGAGATGTAGACCTCCACTGCCACAGCTATTTTCTCCATTTCCCGTTCAAAGTAAAAACATGGCATACTTTTGAGATCGTTTCTACGCCTTAGTACCACCAGTATCCGACAGATGCGCTTTGCATTCTACGCAAAGACTGGTAACAAACTGGTTGAAGACCGAGACCTGTCTTGGCCGAGATTTATCGATAGCCCGTGGCTGCAGCTCCCCGATAGCCTAAGCCCGATTTGTTTGACCAAAAGCACGGCCCAAGCCAAGTTGCAGACCTGCAGACCGGTTTGGGCCAAGAAAGCAGAAAGAAGAACGAAGAAAGATCGAGTCGCTCGCGCATAGAGAAAGTATGatcgctttgtttttgttgacgtgTGCACCGCTCCAAGAAGTGTTCCAATTTTAACGGCCAAAACTAGCATAAACTAGAGCCATGGCAGCAAGTGTTGTCAAAGCCCCCAAGTGCCCCAGACGAGGGTCAGTCAAGGATGTGGCCCAAGGCGCACCGAGAACCGGGCCCACGTCCAGCAAAGAGGCCAATTGGTAAGCGCGGCGAGATCAAAGCAAGAGAAATGTACTGAAACTCATCCCATTCccaccaaaaacacaaaaacacaaccaCAGGAACTGGTGGCTGCTCCTGGCCACCGTCTTCCTGGTGACCTTCGCCACCCGCTTCTATAAGGTCACCGAACCGGATCACATATGGTAGGATGACCTCCTTTGAAAGTGGCTCGCGAGCTCACGGATACCTCTCTGTTTTCCAGCTGGGACGAGACGCACTTCGGCAAGATGGGCAGTTGGTACATCAACAGGACCTTCTTCTTCGATGTCCATCCACCGCTGGGCAAGGTGGGCTACTTAAGATACAATCAAGATACAAGTAAATCAGGGTAACTAGTTTAAAATGTCTTCAAACAAACAGATGCTCATTGGCCTCTCGGGCTACTTGACGGGCTACAACGGAACGTTTCCATTCGAGAAGCCAGGCGACAAGTACAACGAAACGCGGTACCAGGGCATGCGATACGTACGTGACTACAATCCCCCATGACAGGTGTCCTACTGACTGCTCCTCTTGCCCACAGTTCTGCACCACTCTGGGAGCCCTGATCATGCCCATGGGCTTCGATACCGTCTACGACCTGACCCGCTCCCACGAAGCTGCCCTGCTCGCGGCTGCCTATCTGGTGTTTGGTGAGTGTAGCACTAGGCGAGTGCAAGTCAGCCCTCTAATGTCCATGTCCCGGCTCATTGCTGCGCTTAGATGTGGGTCTCCTGACGCTGAACCAGTACATCCTGCTGGACCCCATTCTGCTGTTCTTCATGATGGCCTCCGTCTGGGGCATGGTCAAGATTTCGAAGTCCACGGCCTCCGGAGGATCGTTCGGCCTGCGCTGGTGGTTCTGGCTCTTCCTCACCGGCACCATGTTGTCCTGCACGATTAGCGTCAAGTTCGTGGGCTTGtttgtggtgctgctggtcgGTCTGCACACAGCCACTGAGCTGTGGCTCATCCTCGGCGATTTGGGACAGCCCATTCTGGAGACCGTTAAGCAGTTGGCCTGCCGGGCCATCACCCTGATTGTCTggcccatcctcctctacgTCCTGTTCTTCTACATTCACCTGAGTGTCCTCAACCGCAGCGGCAACGGAGATGGCTTCTACAGCTCGGCCTTTCAGTCGAGGCTCATCGGCAACTCGCTCTATAATGCCAGCATGCCCCGAGACGTGGCCTACGGATCGCTGGTGACCATCAAGAACCACAAGACGGGCGGAGGCTACCTGCACTCGCATTACCACCTGTATCCCAAGGGATCCGGCGCCAGGCAGCAGCAGGTCACCACTTACACGCACAAGGACGATAACAACAGGTGGCAGATCAGGCCGCACAACAAGCACAATCCACCCAAGGGCAAGCCCCAGATCCTCCGGCACGGCGACATCGTCCGCCTGACCCACGTGGCCACCAAGAGGAATCTGCACTCCCACAACGAACCGGCGCCCATGACCAAGAAGCACCTGCAGGTCACCGGCTATGGCGAGGTGAGCACCAACCTTTTTACGTTTACATTCCATTGGATAGGAAGAAAGCTCATGACGAACTTTAGTCGGGTGTAGGCGATGCCAACGACGCCTGGCGCGTCCTGATTGTGGGCGGCAAGGTCAACGAGACGGTCCACACGGTCACCTCCCGCCTCAAGTTCATCCACCTGCTGCAGAACTGCGCCCTGACCTCCAGTGGGAAGCAGCTGCCGAAGTGGGGCTTCGAGCAGCAGGAGGTGTCCTGCAACCCCAACGTGCGGGACAAGAACTCGCAGTGGAACGTCGAGGACAACGAGCACAAGTCGTGTAAGTAAATACTACCGAATATTCTATTTCCTATTATTACAGATATTCAATACGTTTCAATCTGTATCCGAAATCCGAACAGTGCCCAGTGTGAGCTTCAGCGTGTATGCCCCCGGCTTCTTCGCCCGCTTCCTGGAGTCCCACGCCGTGATGCTGCAGGGAAACGCAGGACTCAAGCCCAAGGAGGGCGAGGTCACCAGCAGACCCTGGCAGTGGCCAATCAACTACAGGGTATATGCCTAGCCTATGAAAGAGTAATGTAGATGAAGTAACGAGTTCCTTGTCTTTCCAGGGCCAGTTCTTCTCCGGCAGCACTTACCGCATCTACCTGCTGGGAAACCCCTTGATCTGGTGGAGCAATCTGGTCTTCCTGGCCCTCTTCGTCACGGTTTTCCTCTGCAACGCTGTCGTGCAGCAAAGAAGAGCTGGCTTCGCCCGATCGGCAGCCCAAGATCAACCAGTACTAGCTCCTGATTCAGAGACGGTGGCTCAGGGCGAGGAGAGTGAGCCCTCGACCACGGACGTCTGCAGTTGTTGTCTTCCGGCGGAGGCGAAGGTCCCAAAGGCTGTTCCCGGTGGCTCCCCGGAGCCACCCAACCCGGCGCAGTCCTTGCGCGCGGCCGCCTGGCTTTTTGTGGGCTGGGTGCTCCACTATCTGCCCTTCTGGGCGATGGGCAGGGTGCTCTACTTCCACCACTATTTCCCGGCCCTGATCTTCAACTCCTTGCTAACGGGTAAGCAGATGATTTAGTAGTAGATATGAGCCTAAAAGAATACTGCATCGTTTACAAATTCCTTTCTGAACTGCTTTGTTATGCTTACTTTCCCACAGGCGTCATGTTCAACTACATTATGAGGGTGCTGCCCAAGTGGATCCACCACGTCGTCTTGGGACTGGTGCTCTCGATCCTGGTCTACAGCTTCGCCGCCTTCTCGCCACTGGCTTATGGAATGAGTGGTCCCCTGGCCAACGAACCCAACTCCACAATGCACAGCCTCAAGTGGCTTTCCACCTGGGAGTTCTAGTTATTGTAGTCTTGCGCAGTTTTTGGGGCTTTCTCTTCACTTGCGACCAAGGgggcatatttatttacatttacacgATTATATCCTCTTGAAGAACTCCAGAACATCACAACTGTGCGTCtttgtgaaaatgaaaaccccAAATAGgcaatttttattatttatgagtAGATATAATGCTTAATCTATAGAATGCGCTTAACTCTACGTActgtttacaaacaaaaacaaaaaaaaaccattggTAAAAGTAGCAAAATTCGCGATTAGCCTAAGGATTAAAGGATTAAGGATCTGGGGATCCGTGGGGATCGGTGCCATGATCCCACGCCACAAATCAATCGAATATGCCCAGCTCATCGAAGCGGCGCAGGGCGTAGCGCAAGGTGTCCGTGGTGCGGGGATTGGAGGAGAACATCAGCTGGACCTTCTTCTTGGCGAAGTCCTGGTCCGACAGCGCCTCGATGCTGATGTCGAACGAGTCCTCCTTCCTCATGGTCACCATCGGCAGGAAGGCGTAGGACGAGAAGAAGCCGTACAGCTCTCTGGCCCGGATCTCCTGCTGAATGTCCGCGTAGCTGGGCACGAACGCCGAGTGCATCCGCTCCAGGCTGTCCCTCAGGGAGGCGTAGTACGTCTGGATGAGGAACTCGCGCCGGTGGATCAGCACGTCCAGCTGGACGCTGCTGTTCAGGAAGAAGTTGATGTCGCAGCCAGGGCTGCCGAAGAAGCTGTTTTGGAAATCCACCTGGAATCGCATATAGCCCACAATTAGTGTCCGGAATAGAAAGAGATTCATGTGGAGTCGGGGCACTCACGAAGATGGCATCGATGGGCTGCGTGGGCTGCTCGTCGTCGTATTTGTACATGAAGTTGTTCACCCACAGGTCGCCGTGATTCAGTACAGTGATCTCTCCGGGCAGCGGCCGTCCGGTGGTCACAAGGTTCTCCTTGATGTTGTCGCAGTGGTGGTGCAGCTTCTGGGCCAGCAACTCGTATCCGGGCCACTTGGAGACGACGTTGGCCAAAGTCCGGCACTGCAGGGTCATGAAGTTGATGAACCGCTCGTTGGTTCGGATGTAGTTCTCGTCCAGCATTCCGGTGGTGAAGTGCTCGCGGACACTGGGTTCCTGCAACGAAGTCCAAGCCAGTAAAATAAACATGAAATCAAAAAACTGAGAAATTCCTGCCCACTTTACCCatttctgattttgatttgatatttgcTTTAGGATGGCAAGAGAGAGTGAAAACGTTTGGTTATTAACTGAGGTCTTATTTACTTCGAATCTATCTACAAAGTACAAAATGAGTATTGTTAGTCAGCATCATCTATTcgttgtatgtatattctatACTTCAAAGGTTCCATGTGAATCTATAACTAATCATTTAGTTGACTGCATTTGACGCAATCACTTGATCAGCAAAAATCCCATTGATAGGCAACATCTGAACAGTGGTTTTTGTATATTAGGTAATGCCCATTAACAATTCTGtagtgaaatgaaaatcgcaTGCTTTGTGGGAGATTATCATAGCTGATTATCATGGGGAAGGAAAGAGCATTCATCCTTTATACTGGCACCTTATTTTAAGATAGTGAGTCTACTCCCGCAGTAGTAAGTTTTTGGATGCGATGTGATTGGTAAAAGTACGCAGTTCAAGCTCCCAATGGAGTACTCACCTTCTCGGCCAGCACCATGGAGCTGGCGTGGAACTTGCCCAGCTTCTTGAGGATGACCACGCAGTGCTCCTCGTTGAGCCCGCTCTGCCTGCTGGCCAACTTGTAGCCGTACTGGGTGAGGTCGTCGAAGACGATCGTCTGAATGGGCTCGCGGGTTGTGTAGAGGCACTTGGCTCCGAACTTGGAGCCGTCGCCGATCAAGACCTCCAGTTTGCCGAGGACGTCGAAGTAGAAGATCTTCTCGCGCAGATACACGGCCAGCTCCTCGAGGAACTGGGTGGCCGGCGTGATGGCAATGCTCTTGACGATCAGGGCCAGCTCCTCGTCCAGCTGCCGTTTGCTGCTGCGATAGAGGGCCTTGGCCCTATAGATTTTACTGCAGTAGTTctcaccgccgccgccactcGACTCGGAGAAGATGATCTTCTTGATGTCCACCCGCATGTCCCGCAGTCCGTCCTCCAGCGCCGCCTTGAAGAAGTCCTCGTTGAGGTACTTGGGGGGCTCGTGGCCCAGTCGCTTCTGCTTGTCGTCCAGCTTCATCTATCCAGCTGTCCTTTCTGGCTGCGAAGTAGTACCACGGGTTTCTCTGGATTTCAGGGGGAGGGTCACCTGCTTCGCCGGTTTCTTCGACTGGGAAACTGCCGCCCCGCCGGCGCACTTATATATATTGAGCTCTTATCAGCAACAGGTGCTGTCCGCGGCGCAGTCGGCTGCGACCGCACCGATATTTGTCGCCACACCATATCTCTATCGACGAGTACATAGTATAGGCCGAGTGCTCCACAGATGCAGTGCCAATGGGGGTGGGAGGCTTCAGACTCAGTTTGCTTAAAGTGGGAAGAATTTACTCCATAATTGTACTCCTATTCTTATTGCAACAGCTTTTAGTGACTGTGTGCTGTCCTGAATTGGAGTCCTAAGCGCCTCCAAGTACGTTTCTCGGCTGAAGATCAATCCCTTTGGCAACCAGCCCCTGGTCTCGTCGTCCGAACAGATCCCATTCCGATCCGAAAACCTCTCGGACTCTCGATTCTGAAATGCTGTACACATCGGCATCGCCCAGGCGAGCGACGTGGTCGGCATACCTCAAATCCGTAATCCGTATACAATATATGTAGCGGACGTACACCTACATCTGCGCACCTAGTCGACGATAAACACGGCCAGTACTGCACATTCCACAAAACGACGGAGCACATTGAGATTAAACAGATTTCGGGCCTTGGGTACTTCGCCAAACACAAAGATCTGAATCTGAGTACAATGCTAAACTCGAAACCTGGGAAACCTAGGAAACCTGAGAAACTCGGAGAGTTTCTGCGTTCTGTGTAGGCGACAGTTGTAGGAGACATGTGATGATCGGTGCACCTGACGTGGTGCATCCATGGAATACCAACTATAAACCATGGAGATCACACCGCTCAGCACGTGGTTGAATGTAAATCTGGTCGGGGAGTGCTAATCGAAtgtaattgcaattaattacCGGGTGCGGCAATATTCGTAGCGCCAGTAatccaaaaagtatgctagCCTAGGCGAAACTCGTAATCGTATGCTTAACATGGGCATGCTAACTACGATTCCTGAACTGCGACTTAGAACCCTCTACGAAATGTAGTCCTCAAAATCAGAAATCAAAACCGAAATCTGTAGAAACCCAGATTGCTGATGCCGGCGAAAGACCCTGACCAATCGCCTTAGGATGTGATTTATCATTAGATGGCACGTTCTTGAAAACAAACGTGGAGGGAGAGCAATGCCTTTGTTCTGATTTGCCGCTCATCTTTTCAGCATTTGCAGCGATGCATATAGACATTGCGTCATGTTCTCAATTAAGGGGCTCAAGCTGTGGCCAAACTGCTTGGCCAAATCCGGATCCAAGCGATCCAAGCGATCCAAGTCCGATCCGAGCTCTGACTTCCAAGTCAGTCGGGTGAGTCAGGGATCGAAACTATACGTGCGACAGAGGATTGAACTTGACAACAAGTCCAACAATGAATTTGATATCACCTTTAATCGCGTCTGGGCGACGTCTATTTAGTTCACCATGCGTCTGCCTGAACTACTTGCACATCGCCCTTGACCCCAGAATTCGCCTGCTCTTC contains:
- the LOC122623224 gene encoding protein O-mannosyl-transferase 2 produces the protein MAASVVKAPKCPRRGSVKDVAQGAPRTGPTSSKEANWNWWLLLATVFLVTFATRFYKVTEPDHICWDETHFGKMGSWYINRTFFFDVHPPLGKMLIGLSGYLTGYNGTFPFEKPGDKYNETRYQGMRYFCTTLGALIMPMGFDTVYDLTRSHEAALLAAAYLVFDVGLLTLNQYILLDPILLFFMMASVWGMVKISKSTASGGSFGLRWWFWLFLTGTMLSCTISVKFVGLFVVLLVGLHTATELWLILGDLGQPILETVKQLACRAITLIVWPILLYVLFFYIHLSVLNRSGNGDGFYSSAFQSRLIGNSLYNASMPRDVAYGSLVTIKNHKTGGGYLHSHYHLYPKGSGARQQQVTTYTHKDDNNRWQIRPHNKHNPPKGKPQILRHGDIVRLTHVATKRNLHSHNEPAPMTKKHLQVTGYGESGVGDANDAWRVLIVGGKVNETVHTVTSRLKFIHLLQNCALTSSGKQLPKWGFEQQEVSCNPNVRDKNSQWNVEDNEHKSLPSVSFSVYAPGFFARFLESHAVMLQGNAGLKPKEGEVTSRPWQWPINYRGQFFSGSTYRIYLLGNPLIWWSNLVFLALFVTVFLCNAVVQQRRAGFARSAAQDQPVLAPDSETVAQGEESEPSTTDVCSCCLPAEAKVPKAVPGGSPEPPNPAQSLRAAAWLFVGWVLHYLPFWAMGRVLYFHHYFPALIFNSLLTGVMFNYIMRVLPKWIHHVVLGLVLSILVYSFAAFSPLAYGMSGPLANEPNSTMHSLKWLSTWEF
- the LOC122623225 gene encoding uncharacterized protein LOC122623225, giving the protein MKLDDKQKRLGHEPPKYLNEDFFKAALEDGLRDMRVDIKKIIFSESSGGGGENYCSKIYRAKALYRSSKRQLDEELALIVKSIAITPATQFLEELAVYLREKIFYFDVLGKLEVLIGDGSKFGAKCLYTTREPIQTIVFDDLTQYGYKLASRQSGLNEEHCVVILKKLGKFHASSMVLAEKEPSVREHFTTGMLDENYIRTNERFINFMTLQCRTLANVVSKWPGYELLAQKLHHHCDNIKENLVTTGRPLPGEITVLNHGDLWVNNFMYKYDDEQPTQPIDAIFVDFQNSFFGSPGCDINFFLNSSVQLDVLIHRREFLIQTYYASLRDSLERMHSAFVPSYADIQQEIRARELYGFFSSYAFLPMVTMRKEDSFDISIEALSDQDFAKKKVQLMFSSNPRTTDTLRYALRRFDELGIFD